A single region of the Candidatus Protochlamydia amoebophila UWE25 genome encodes:
- a CDS encoding collagen-like protein, whose product MNTKKFFFKILILFTGFYPLENSAQAQTDFFYEDLYTNDTGIFPALNQSEEFFVIHEPDGKLITYYHPSGTNIVIKEIKQQSDKPCVTSLYLIEDQGIYVKTVTDANSIETLERDDKIILALHEAIYANSCEKLELLSLTKNLEKDPKTLDNVVNLLRNSCHSKKCPKGPPGPQGATGPQGPPGPTGEGAGLTGPTGLTGATGLTGATGLTGADGFPGADGMSGSKGLTGATGLTGATGLTGASGPAFGNNYVFAYGIETQSVNPSPVNLSFDVCPILDGWVRPTNTTFTCKQTGIYLVQVRGQFTLNVMDATCALWATFNGSQVEGSQVFGELSGELTADTIPLTTNFLLNATSGQDLIIQAVANPGGQFIAPVGEGSPPTACAITIIRIL is encoded by the coding sequence ATGAACACCAAAAAATTCTTTTTCAAAATCCTGATCCTCTTTACTGGATTTTACCCGTTAGAAAATAGTGCACAAGCGCAGACCGATTTTTTTTATGAAGATTTGTATACCAATGATACTGGTATTTTCCCTGCTTTGAACCAATCGGAAGAGTTTTTTGTTATCCATGAGCCTGATGGTAAATTAATCACCTATTACCATCCATCAGGGACTAACATTGTCATTAAAGAAATTAAGCAGCAGTCAGATAAACCTTGCGTAACTAGTCTATATTTAATTGAAGATCAAGGTATCTATGTAAAAACTGTCACTGATGCCAATTCCATTGAGACTTTAGAAAGAGATGATAAAATCATTTTGGCTCTTCACGAAGCTATTTATGCCAATTCATGTGAAAAATTAGAGTTATTATCTTTAACTAAAAATTTGGAAAAAGATCCAAAAACATTAGATAATGTTGTTAATCTTTTAAGAAATTCCTGTCATAGCAAAAAATGCCCTAAAGGTCCTCCTGGACCTCAAGGAGCAACAGGTCCACAAGGCCCTCCGGGACCAACAGGTGAAGGTGCAGGTCTAACAGGACCAACTGGTTTAACGGGAGCCACAGGATTGACAGGAGCTACAGGATTAACTGGAGCGGATGGTTTCCCAGGAGCTGATGGTATGTCAGGGTCTAAAGGTTTGACAGGAGCCACAGGTTTGACAGGAGCAACGGGATTAACTGGTGCTAGTGGACCAGCTTTTGGCAATAATTATGTTTTTGCCTATGGAATAGAGACACAATCGGTAAATCCATCTCCAGTTAATTTGAGCTTTGATGTTTGTCCAATTTTAGATGGTTGGGTGCGTCCAACTAACACAACGTTCACTTGTAAACAAACAGGAATTTATTTAGTTCAGGTGAGAGGACAATTTACTCTAAATGTAATGGATGCCACATGCGCTCTTTGGGCAACCTTTAATGGCTCCCAAGTTGAAGGAAGCCAGGTTTTTGGGGAATTGAGTGGAGAACTAACAGCAGACACCATTCCATTGACTACAAATTTTTTATTGAATGCGACAAGTGGCCAAGATCTTATTATCCAAGCTGTCGCTAATCCTGGTGGCCAGTTTATCGCTCCAGTTGGGGAAGGTAGTCCTCCAACAGCTTGTGCAATCACTATTATTAGGATTTTATAA
- the rpsB gene encoding 30S ribosomal protein S2 — protein MAQNKNQTLPISIKDLLEAGAHFGHQTSRWNPKMKRFIFEERNGLYIIDLAKTLQQIRNAVDIVRDVVAKHKSILFVGTKKQAKAVLRELSEQCGEFYVCERWLGGMLTNLSTIRQSVKKLERIEKRISTGGEGLTKKEISLLTKDQIKLEKNLSGVRSMRKPPGLVIVVDPSKEHLAVAEANKLGIPVMGLVDTNCDPDPIEHVIACNDDALKSIKLILETLAKAIIDKKNDIKVYASKEEQTEEAEEETLSSKYREQDFQEAKSGARGEK, from the coding sequence TTGGCTCAGAATAAAAACCAAACACTACCTATTTCCATTAAAGATTTGCTAGAAGCAGGGGCCCATTTTGGTCACCAAACTAGCCGTTGGAATCCGAAAATGAAGCGTTTCATTTTCGAAGAACGCAATGGTCTTTACATCATAGATCTTGCAAAAACATTACAACAAATCCGTAATGCAGTAGACATTGTAAGAGATGTTGTTGCTAAGCATAAATCTATTTTATTTGTCGGAACAAAAAAACAAGCAAAAGCTGTTTTACGTGAATTATCTGAACAATGTGGTGAGTTTTACGTTTGCGAAAGATGGTTAGGTGGAATGCTTACGAACCTTTCAACTATTCGCCAATCTGTTAAAAAACTAGAGCGTATTGAAAAAAGAATTTCTACTGGCGGCGAAGGTTTAACTAAAAAAGAAATTTCTTTGTTAACGAAAGATCAAATTAAATTGGAAAAAAACTTATCCGGTGTACGATCTATGCGTAAACCACCTGGATTAGTCATTGTTGTTGATCCAAGTAAAGAACATTTAGCGGTAGCAGAAGCTAATAAATTGGGTATTCCTGTCATGGGATTAGTCGATACAAATTGTGACCCAGATCCAATCGAACATGTTATTGCTTGTAATGATGATGCTTTAAAAAGCATTAAGTTGATTCTTGAAACATTAGCAAAAGCTATTATTGATAAGAAAAATGATATTAAAGTTTATGCTAGTAAAGAAGAACAAACTGAAGAAGCCGAAGAAGAAACTTTATCTTCTAAGTATCGTGAACAAGATTTTCAAGAAGCTAAGAGTGGTGCAAGAGGAGAAAAATAA
- the eno gene encoding phosphopyruvate hydratase, translated as MSYIRSVKGREILDSRGNPTVEVELITDQNVMVKASVPSGASTGENEALELRDGDLNYYFGKGVLKAIANINGPIAQILVGEQVYDQERLDRMLIEADGTDNKGHFGANAILGVSLALARAGALTANLPLYRYIGGVHAHLLPCPMMNIINGGAHADNSLDFQEFMIRPVGASTLREAVRWGAEIFHTLKGILKKAGHVTAVGDEGGFAPNLSSNEEALELILLAIEKAGYQPGKQVVLAMDCAASEFYDKTTKQYFEKKKKQKNQVFAERTAEEQIAYLETLCQNYPIDSIEDALAEGDWCGWQRLTERLGRKIQIVGDDIFVTNPKFLEKGIELGVGNAILVKINQIGTLTETLQTIRLAQTNNYACIISHRSGETEDSIIADISVAANTGQIKTGSLSRSDRIAKYNRLLAIEAELESTALYQDSNRFQIF; from the coding sequence ATGTCATATATAAGATCTGTAAAAGGAAGAGAAATTTTAGATTCTAGAGGTAATCCAACTGTTGAGGTTGAACTAATTACAGATCAAAATGTCATGGTTAAAGCGTCTGTTCCTTCTGGAGCTTCTACAGGAGAAAATGAGGCATTAGAATTACGTGATGGGGATCTCAATTATTACTTTGGTAAAGGAGTTTTAAAAGCAATTGCTAATATTAATGGTCCAATTGCACAAATTCTGGTTGGAGAGCAGGTCTATGATCAAGAAAGATTAGATCGGATGTTAATTGAAGCTGATGGGACAGACAATAAAGGTCATTTCGGAGCCAACGCGATTTTAGGTGTTTCGCTAGCTTTAGCACGGGCGGGAGCGTTGACAGCAAATCTCCCTTTATATCGCTACATTGGAGGGGTTCATGCCCATCTTTTACCATGTCCCATGATGAATATTATTAATGGAGGGGCTCATGCTGATAACTCTCTTGATTTTCAAGAATTTATGATTCGACCTGTTGGAGCTTCTACTCTTCGTGAAGCGGTTCGGTGGGGAGCTGAAATTTTTCACACGTTAAAAGGAATACTTAAAAAAGCTGGGCATGTGACAGCTGTTGGAGATGAAGGGGGTTTTGCACCTAACCTTTCCTCAAATGAAGAGGCTTTAGAATTGATTTTATTAGCGATTGAAAAAGCTGGTTATCAACCTGGTAAACAAGTGGTTCTAGCAATGGATTGTGCAGCTTCGGAATTTTATGATAAAACTACTAAGCAATATTTTGAAAAGAAAAAGAAACAAAAGAATCAAGTATTTGCGGAAAGAACCGCTGAAGAGCAAATTGCCTATCTTGAAACCCTTTGTCAAAATTATCCAATTGATTCAATTGAAGATGCGTTAGCTGAAGGAGATTGGTGTGGTTGGCAACGATTAACTGAAAGATTAGGACGAAAAATACAAATTGTAGGAGATGATATTTTTGTCACCAACCCCAAATTTCTGGAAAAAGGAATTGAACTTGGTGTGGGGAATGCAATTTTAGTGAAAATTAATCAAATCGGAACACTAACCGAAACGCTGCAAACAATTCGTTTGGCTCAAACTAACAATTATGCTTGTATTATTTCTCATCGATCTGGCGAAACAGAAGATAGTATCATTGCCGATATTAGTGTAGCGGCTAATACAGGACAAATCAAAACAGGTTCTCTTTCTAGATCTGACCGAATTGCTAAGTACAATCGGTTATTAGCTATTGAGGCAGAATTAGAATCGACAGCGCTTTATCAAGATAGTAATCGATTTCAGATTTTCTAA
- a CDS encoding CCA tRNA nucleotidyltransferase, translating to MDVFKQAKIIVTKLVKAGHTAYFAGGWVRDYVMGHPSEDIDIATDATPAQIMDIFPNTLLVGLAFGVVIVVWEGHQFEVATFRKDLDYVDGRHPSGIVLSTAREDALRRDFTINGMFYDPLKEVIYDFVNGQEDIRRHLIRAIGNPHERFQEDRLRMLRAFRFSARFGFAIELETQQAIFENAEQLFPAVAIERIWQEFKKMAMYPCFDQAIVEMHRLTLLDVIFPELKGLPINELRHLVEAYKRFPKNCATIFYLIVLMPRLNREEKIEVAKRLKVTNRDLKLLHYFEDLNQLIKKEKENGLEDLYPWAHALANPDFSIVVEVIAATFPLNKGNELLIQLKNRFEKLKSHIERIQQKTPLISSALLQANGISAGKQMGILLTEAEKLAINNDYQDSQTVLNALKQTMLWKI from the coding sequence ATGGATGTTTTTAAACAAGCTAAAATTATCGTAACTAAATTGGTGAAAGCAGGACATACAGCTTATTTTGCTGGTGGATGGGTAAGAGACTATGTAATGGGACATCCATCAGAAGATATTGATATTGCCACAGATGCGACTCCTGCACAAATTATGGATATTTTCCCTAATACGTTGTTGGTAGGGCTTGCTTTTGGGGTGGTCATTGTTGTTTGGGAAGGCCATCAATTTGAAGTGGCTACGTTTCGCAAAGATTTAGATTATGTGGATGGGAGACACCCATCAGGTATTGTTCTTTCAACAGCACGAGAAGACGCTTTGCGGCGTGATTTTACAATTAACGGAATGTTTTACGATCCTTTGAAAGAAGTTATTTATGATTTTGTGAATGGACAAGAGGATATTCGAAGGCATCTTATTCGAGCGATTGGAAATCCTCATGAGAGATTTCAAGAGGATCGGTTAAGAATGCTACGAGCATTTCGCTTTTCTGCGCGTTTTGGATTCGCCATCGAACTTGAAACTCAGCAAGCTATTTTTGAAAATGCCGAGCAGCTTTTCCCAGCTGTAGCGATCGAAAGAATTTGGCAAGAATTTAAAAAGATGGCTATGTATCCATGTTTTGATCAGGCTATTGTAGAGATGCATAGATTGACTTTATTAGATGTCATTTTTCCAGAGTTAAAAGGATTACCAATTAATGAATTGAGGCATTTAGTAGAAGCCTATAAACGATTCCCTAAAAATTGTGCGACTATTTTTTATTTGATAGTATTGATGCCTAGGCTGAATCGAGAAGAAAAGATAGAAGTGGCTAAACGTCTTAAGGTCACAAATCGTGATCTTAAGCTTCTTCACTATTTTGAAGATTTAAACCAGCTAATTAAAAAAGAAAAAGAAAACGGATTGGAAGATCTTTATCCTTGGGCTCATGCTTTAGCTAATCCTGATTTCTCTATTGTAGTAGAAGTGATTGCAGCAACTTTTCCCTTAAATAAAGGGAATGAATTGTTGATTCAACTTAAAAACCGTTTTGAAAAGTTAAAATCCCACATTGAACGAATTCAACAAAAAACACCTTTGATTTCTTCTGCACTTTTACAAGCTAATGGAATTTCGGCAGGTAAGCAGATGGGTATACTTTTAACAGAAGCTGAGAAATTGGCTATTAATAATGATTATCAAGATTCGCAAACGGTATTGAACGCTTTAAAACAAACAATGTTATGGAAAATATGA
- the tsf gene encoding translation elongation factor Ts has product MAAVTPALIKELRERTGVGMGKCKEALEEANGDMELAIANLRKAGMASAVKKEGRETKEGMIGTAENEKTIAIVEVNAETDFVVKNERFKEFLENIAREVANTNPSSLDAFLQQKYSKESSLTVDQYRATIVQTIGENIQIKRIMTLQKSPERSFGIYSHLGGKIVTMVEITGSNQEEALAKDIAMHIAATAPDYLSPEKIPQEIITSEKDIAKGQIQGKPANIVDKIVEGKINAFYDTNCLVRQKYIKDDSLSITDLVNQRSKVVGKELAVTNFIRWNVGQ; this is encoded by the coding sequence ATGGCGGCTGTAACTCCTGCGTTGATTAAAGAACTGCGCGAACGCACTGGCGTTGGCATGGGAAAATGTAAAGAAGCATTAGAAGAAGCAAATGGTGATATGGAGTTGGCAATTGCCAATCTTCGTAAAGCTGGAATGGCTTCTGCAGTAAAAAAAGAAGGCCGCGAAACGAAAGAAGGTATGATCGGTACAGCTGAAAATGAAAAAACAATAGCAATTGTTGAAGTCAATGCTGAAACTGATTTCGTTGTGAAGAACGAAAGATTTAAAGAATTTCTTGAAAACATTGCTCGTGAAGTAGCAAATACTAATCCTTCTTCTCTAGACGCATTTTTACAGCAAAAGTATTCAAAAGAATCTTCTTTGACTGTTGACCAATACAGAGCAACAATCGTTCAAACGATTGGTGAAAATATTCAGATCAAACGTATTATGACTCTACAGAAAAGCCCAGAGCGTTCATTTGGTATTTATTCGCATTTAGGCGGAAAAATTGTAACGATGGTGGAAATTACTGGTAGTAATCAAGAAGAAGCCTTAGCTAAAGATATTGCGATGCATATTGCGGCTACTGCACCTGACTACTTATCTCCAGAAAAAATTCCGCAAGAAATTATTACAAGTGAAAAAGACATTGCAAAAGGTCAAATTCAAGGAAAGCCTGCTAATATTGTCGATAAAATCGTAGAAGGAAAAATTAATGCATTCTATGATACTAATTGTTTAGTGCGCCAAAAATACATCAAAGATGATAGTTTAAGCATTACAGATTTAGTAAATCAACGTAGCAAAGTAGTTGGCAAAGAATTAGCTGTTACAAACTTCATTCGTTGGAATGTGGGCCAATAA
- the rsgA gene encoding ribosome small subunit-dependent GTPase A, producing the protein MSNADDDRSYWRDPEEDYFQPRKESRMQRKLAVAKDRSKYKKTDQEKYLKNLEKGHQQKISKQEWLEGRVVSIIPQGILVDYQGERISCVLKGLLKRDKTQAKNLVAVGDFVLFEKTHEGEGIIASVKPRRTILSRADNLSRRKEQLIAVNIDQVIITVSVVNPPLKPSLIDRYIIAAHKGNMDPLIVINKVDLFDADDEDQILREQEKDLYQELLKAYAVAKVPVISVSAAKNEGLDLLRQAMLGKSSVFSGQSGVGKSSLINAMTGLDLRVGETVERTKKGSHTTTTTQLIPLEFGGWCIDTPGIKSFGIWDLDKSEVEGYFPEIHACGLNCKFPDCTHSHEEQCAVRQAVEEEHISFVRYMSYQVLMETSNEKHIRR; encoded by the coding sequence ATGAGTAATGCAGATGATGATCGCTCTTATTGGAGAGATCCTGAAGAAGATTATTTCCAACCACGTAAAGAAAGCCGCATGCAAAGAAAGTTAGCGGTAGCGAAAGATCGGTCAAAATATAAAAAAACAGATCAAGAAAAATATTTAAAGAACCTTGAAAAAGGGCATCAACAAAAAATTAGTAAGCAAGAATGGCTAGAGGGACGAGTTGTTTCTATTATTCCGCAAGGAATTTTAGTTGATTATCAAGGTGAACGAATTAGCTGTGTCTTGAAAGGTTTGCTTAAACGAGATAAGACACAAGCTAAAAATCTTGTTGCCGTAGGTGATTTTGTTTTATTTGAGAAAACGCACGAAGGAGAGGGAATCATTGCCAGTGTAAAACCTCGCAGAACAATTCTTTCTCGGGCAGACAATCTTTCTCGTCGAAAAGAACAATTAATTGCTGTAAATATTGATCAAGTAATTATTACGGTTTCCGTGGTTAATCCTCCTTTAAAACCCTCTCTAATCGATCGATATATTATTGCTGCTCATAAAGGAAACATGGATCCTTTAATCGTGATTAATAAAGTAGATCTTTTTGATGCGGATGATGAAGATCAAATATTAAGAGAACAAGAAAAAGATCTTTATCAAGAGCTATTAAAAGCTTATGCGGTAGCTAAAGTACCTGTCATTTCAGTTAGTGCCGCTAAAAATGAAGGTTTAGATCTTCTTCGTCAGGCTATGTTGGGAAAATCTTCTGTTTTTTCTGGGCAGTCTGGTGTAGGAAAATCTTCTTTAATTAATGCTATGACAGGTTTGGATCTGCGCGTAGGGGAAACTGTTGAACGAACAAAAAAAGGTTCTCACACAACGACAACGACTCAATTGATTCCATTGGAATTTGGAGGATGGTGTATTGATACCCCGGGAATTAAAAGTTTTGGCATATGGGATTTGGATAAAAGTGAAGTAGAAGGTTATTTTCCTGAAATTCATGCATGTGGTTTAAATTGTAAATTTCCCGATTGCACCCATTCTCATGAAGAACAGTGTGCGGTTCGTCAGGCAGTTGAAGAAGAGCATATTTCTTTTGTTCGTTATATGTCTTATCAAGTATTAATGGAAACTAGTAATGAGAAGCATATTAGAAGATAA
- a CDS encoding TrmH family RNA methyltransferase, producing the protein MTPHFITSLQHPFVKHLVKLRENSRYRLEHKALILEGSKPIREVLSFVKKIIYTSAYAPYLTFEGFEKWQVTEGIMKKISGNSTPEGVIAEIQMPPFSSLKQAQNILVLDGINDPGNLGTLMRTALAFGWNGIYLLPTSCDPYNEKVLRSARGAHFKIPLRRGNINELELLAKQGNFQTLVADLKGQILKSTVSKKRKILIMGNEAHGPSPEVFKFAEPICIPMSGEMESLNVAVAGGILLYALNQMNF; encoded by the coding sequence ATGACACCTCATTTTATCACTAGTTTACAACATCCTTTTGTCAAACATTTGGTTAAATTAAGGGAAAATAGTCGTTATCGTTTAGAACATAAAGCATTAATTTTGGAGGGAAGTAAGCCAATTCGAGAAGTTCTTTCTTTCGTTAAAAAGATTATTTACACTTCGGCCTATGCTCCGTATTTAACCTTTGAAGGTTTCGAAAAATGGCAAGTCACTGAGGGAATTATGAAAAAAATTTCTGGGAATAGTACTCCGGAAGGAGTGATTGCAGAGATACAAATGCCTCCTTTTTCTTCTCTTAAGCAAGCTCAAAATATTTTAGTTTTAGACGGAATTAATGATCCAGGAAATTTGGGAACTTTGATGCGAACAGCACTGGCTTTTGGGTGGAACGGAATTTATTTACTCCCTACCAGTTGCGATCCTTACAATGAAAAAGTTTTAAGATCAGCACGGGGAGCCCATTTTAAAATCCCGTTGAGAAGAGGAAATATCAACGAATTGGAATTGTTAGCGAAACAGGGTAACTTCCAAACGTTGGTTGCAGATTTGAAAGGCCAAATTCTTAAATCAACGGTCTCTAAAAAACGAAAAATTTTGATCATGGGTAATGAAGCTCATGGACCCTCTCCAGAAGTGTTTAAATTTGCTGAGCCTATCTGTATTCCCATGTCTGGAGAAATGGAGTCATTAAATGTCGCAGTAGCTGGCGGAATTTTATTATATGCTTTAAATCAAATGAATTTTTAG
- the mutL gene encoding DNA mismatch repair endonuclease MutL — MASLPKIHVLTEQTINQIAAGEVIENPASVVKELVENSMDAGATEICVEIQGGGRQLIRISDNGCGMSEDDALLCLERHATSKIKNVDDIENILTMGFRGEAIPSIASISKFSLLTTPQSGVSSIDKLMQGSLTIVEGGRIQSHGKATRSPGTTIEVKSLFFNVPVRRKFQRSPNYDTQEIVKILTNLSLAYPNIAFELISDQKSILKMPLISIDINHQQQLLKKIETLLGKEFSHSLCPLTFSSPPYEIEGYIGLPSIHKPNRTSQYLFINRRAVYSPLIGVAIREGYGTMLGTNRYPVFILHLRLPGSLFDVNVHPQKKEVRLRQEQKLKETLINAVQKALRQENPHQAFSEMANQVQNETCVYPWSAPSFQTPFQVKEESWEFKPNHKFSTSIDENPTFIKNIENLELKNETFNPSSFIQTRSLPTKEEPTFFISHQQKAPKVLQTLTGYCLLDACQVKGTFNSNQELNGLLLLDQKQAYSRIKYEKLLFNLKGKQAIQQLIVPLTFQFSIPETTLLKTHLESLNQLGFSMREFGNQTFVLDAFPSIMSEQEIETCLLEMIQDLSTLQQSQQLQIKITEKLALTASRSSFSKNIQLSIDEGQGLVDQLFMCDMPYLSPSGSPIFAYFKLQELADLFRKYSYFPSQDSTF, encoded by the coding sequence ATGGCTTCGTTACCTAAAATCCATGTTTTAACTGAACAAACTATTAATCAAATTGCTGCTGGAGAGGTTATTGAAAATCCCGCTTCGGTAGTCAAAGAATTAGTTGAAAACTCCATGGATGCTGGAGCAACAGAGATTTGCGTTGAAATACAGGGAGGAGGGCGACAACTTATCCGTATTTCTGATAACGGATGTGGAATGAGCGAAGATGACGCTCTTTTGTGTTTAGAAAGACACGCTACATCCAAAATAAAAAATGTGGACGATATTGAAAATATTCTTACTATGGGATTTAGAGGAGAAGCTATCCCTTCAATCGCTTCGATTTCGAAATTTTCACTTCTTACCACACCTCAATCAGGCGTTAGTTCAATTGATAAATTAATGCAAGGGTCTTTGACAATTGTCGAAGGTGGGCGTATTCAATCACATGGGAAAGCGACTCGTTCTCCTGGTACAACAATTGAAGTTAAATCACTTTTTTTTAATGTGCCAGTCAGACGTAAATTTCAACGCTCACCTAATTATGATACACAAGAAATCGTTAAAATTCTGACAAATTTGAGTTTAGCTTATCCAAATATTGCTTTTGAGCTAATTAGCGATCAAAAATCCATCTTGAAAATGCCTCTTATTTCAATCGATATTAATCATCAACAGCAATTATTAAAAAAAATCGAAACATTACTAGGTAAAGAATTTTCTCATTCTCTCTGCCCTCTTACTTTTTCTTCTCCTCCTTATGAAATAGAAGGCTATATTGGGCTACCTTCTATTCATAAACCCAACCGAACCAGTCAATACCTATTCATTAATCGCCGCGCTGTTTATTCTCCTCTTATTGGGGTAGCTATTCGAGAAGGATATGGAACTATGCTCGGTACAAATAGGTATCCCGTTTTTATTTTACATCTCCGCCTTCCAGGCTCACTTTTTGACGTTAATGTACACCCACAAAAAAAAGAAGTGCGCTTAAGACAGGAGCAAAAACTTAAAGAGACTTTAATCAATGCTGTTCAAAAAGCCTTAAGACAAGAAAATCCCCATCAAGCCTTTTCCGAAATGGCTAACCAAGTTCAAAATGAAACTTGCGTTTATCCTTGGTCAGCCCCCTCTTTTCAAACTCCTTTTCAGGTCAAAGAAGAGTCATGGGAATTCAAACCTAATCACAAATTTTCTACATCGATCGATGAAAACCCCACTTTTATTAAAAACATAGAAAATTTAGAGTTAAAAAATGAAACTTTTAATCCCTCTTCTTTTATCCAAACTAGGTCTCTTCCTACTAAAGAAGAACCAACTTTTTTTATTTCCCATCAACAAAAAGCGCCTAAAGTATTACAAACTTTAACAGGCTATTGTTTGTTAGATGCTTGTCAAGTAAAAGGAACATTTAATAGCAATCAAGAATTGAATGGACTTCTATTGCTCGATCAAAAACAAGCCTATTCGCGTATTAAATATGAAAAACTGCTTTTTAATCTCAAAGGAAAGCAAGCTATTCAGCAATTAATTGTCCCTCTGACGTTCCAATTTTCTATTCCAGAAACTACGTTATTAAAGACACACTTAGAAAGTTTAAATCAGTTAGGTTTTTCGATGCGTGAATTTGGAAATCAAACATTCGTGTTAGATGCTTTTCCTTCTATAATGTCTGAACAAGAAATTGAAACTTGTTTGTTAGAAATGATTCAAGATTTGTCAACTTTACAACAGAGTCAGCAACTCCAGATAAAAATAACAGAAAAGCTTGCGTTAACTGCTAGCCGTTCTTCTTTTTCTAAAAATATCCAATTATCAATCGATGAAGGTCAAGGATTAGTCGATCAACTTTTTATGTGCGATATGCCTTATCTTAGCCCCTCAGGATCTCCTATTTTTGCCTATTTTAAACTTCAAGAGCTAGCTGATTTATTTCGAAAATATTCTTATTTCCCTTCTCAAGATTCAACTTTTTAA